ATTCTGTTAGTGGCTTTAGTTGCTTTAAACCCCATTTTAATGGCTGATGAACTTCGCCCCATCACCGCTGATACCCCTCGATTTGACCCTTCTAACGAATCGAAAACGGATCCTCTTTCCCAATTAGACCGCGTGATTGAAGCCTCTGGAGAACTTTTACAGAAGCAAAAACAGCTGAAAGAGTTGTTAGCTGAATACATTCACATGCAAAACGCTTACCTCCACAATCAACAAGATCGTGAAATGCTTTTTCGCCTTGTGAAGATTGCTTATAAAGCTCAAAACTTAATCCAAGAGACCCATTTGTCATACGCTTTTCCTCCTGAGTTTTTAAAAGAACTTAGCCTTTTCTCTCAAGTTGGAGCAAAGCGTGGATTGCCCAGACCTTCGTAACATGGAAGCCATTCACTACATCGATCGCCTTTCGCAGAAGATGGAAAGGGAAAAAGTGTACGGAGAGCAATTTCTCAAGCTTTTGTACGGTCAAGATCTGCTCAGTCGAGTGTTAGGAGCTTCTGTCCTTTTTTTTCTTGCTCGCTTTCCTATTTTTTCTTTCTTCTATGGATGGTGGCAATCTCAACCGTGGACAGCCAAAAAAATCCAGCCTTTCATCGATGCTTTTCAGGTGGATTCGTCCGAATTTGCAGGGCCTGTTGAACAATTTAAATCCTTCAATGACTTTTTTATTCGCAAGCTTAAAGCTGAGGCAAGGCCCTTTGTCCATGGGGAAAGCGTGGCGATTACACCCGCTGATGGACGTTATTTATGTTATCAAAACATTGAGCAAATCGATGGATTTATTATAAAAGGGAAAAAATTTTCCTTAGATGGATTGCTCAAAGATGCACAGCTTGCCAACCGGTATAGAGAAGGCACAATGGTTATGGCCCGTTTATGCCCTACCGATTACCATCGCTATCACTTCCCATGCGATTGCATCCCAGGTATCGCCAGAACCATTCCGGGAGATCTTTACTCCGTTAACCCAATGGCCATTCGGCACAACCTGGAAACTTATACGGAAAATAAAAGAACATTGTGCGTGCTTGAAACAAAGCAATTTGGCCAAGTGCTTTTTATTGAAGTGGGAGCTACCTTTGTGGGGAGCATTCATCAAACTTATGTGCCTTATTCCCAAATTAAAAAAGGAGATGAAAAAGGGTATTTTTCCTTTGGAGGATCCTCCCTTATTCTTCTTTTTGAACCGAACAGATTGCAATTGGATGAAGATCTTATTCAAGCAGGTTTGAGCCACATCGAGACCAAATGTTTAATGGGTCAATCGCTTGGTCGGTGCCTCTAAAGTTTTAATAGTGTTTTTCTAAGGTGCCTTGTTCCTAAATTCTAATTTCCTAAGACAAATTAAAAATATATCCTTGAGTGTAGCGGTAGCGCGTCGCTTAGGATACCTACAAACCAATTATAAGGGAAAGCATGTTCACCTTAAATTTTATTTTATTGATAGTGGATCGAGGACTGGCTCAGCCATCTAGGAAACATGATAGGCTGGTTTGCAGTTTCCTAGCAATTGTGGTTGATTAAGTGGAAGGGGTATCAAATCAATATGTGCCTTGAAAATTTCTACCACACGCCTTCATTGCGTCACATTCATTGCAAGCTCTTTTACGATTTTTTGATTGAAAGGCTCGCAAAGCTTCTATTTTTGTTAGCGTTTATATTCTTTGGGATTTATCTTTATATTTTTTACATGCTATAGCGGATTTTAAACTTAAGCAAATTAGGGGATTGTTATGACATTTAGTATTTATTGTTCTAATAATTATGGAAATAATCAATTCGCTTCACATTTAGAAGGCAATTGTGCTAAGGCAGAGAAAATAAAATGCGCGAGAGGAAATGAAGCGGCTGTTGAGATGATAAATCGGCCTGGATTGAGCAAAATGGTCGGTAACTTTGTCGCTCTGCAGCAGCAAAACGAAAAAGAGGAATTTTCTTACTTTACCTCTTTGATTCAAAAAAAATTTGAACCCTCTCTGCCTTGTTCACTTAGCACAGAAAAGTTAGATGAGCTTGCTCGTTCTCTCTTTGCTAGCTATCGGGTGGAAATAGTGAAAAAGTTGTGTGCAGAGATAGAGGTTTGCCCGCAAAAGTGGAATTTTTCTTCTGAAGAATGGGGGCAAAAGCGCCTATCTTTTCAGGATTTTGTATGGCAATATATCAAAATGGACCATAGTTCTGGTCCTCAATTTATAATTAATAAGGCTATAAAGCATACTTTTGCGGTTCCTAAAGAATATATGCCTAAAATACATGCTTGCGACTTACCTTCTGAGCAAGAAGATTTTTATCCTAATTCTTGAGGAGTAGGACAGCGTAGCATGTGAGTAAACAAGGCTCCCTCTTCTTCCTCGAATAATTGGACAAGCGCACTTTGATAGTCCGGGCAATCTATCGTTGGAGTTGCTTTGGTTGTATTTCCTACATTGTAAGGAATTTTTATTGATATTGTAGATACAAATATTAATTGGGCTGCTCCACAGCGTAAACTATCTTTGAAAGGTTCTAAGCTTTGAGGAAGGAGGATATATTTAATGTTATCAGGGGTGATTGACCCAAAAGCCCATGTCTCCATGCAACCTAATAGATTAGGAGAGATCATTACTTCTCGATCATGCCCTTCGCATGCTGTTCCATCTGTTTTGACAAGATTTAATACTGCATCGTATTCTCAGAGCCTTCTTTCTTATTAACTGGAAGCACAAACAGTATAGATGCATGGGCTCGTTCTGAAAGCCTCTGCAAAAACTCTGGGTTAGATGATGCTGTGCTGAAAGATTGAACGTCTTTTTCA
The Parachlamydia sp. AcF125 genome window above contains:
- a CDS encoding phosphatidylserine decarboxylase, yielding MDCPDLRNMEAIHYIDRLSQKMEREKVYGEQFLKLLYGQDLLSRVLGASVLFFLARFPIFSFFYGWWQSQPWTAKKIQPFIDAFQVDSSEFAGPVEQFKSFNDFFIRKLKAEARPFVHGESVAITPADGRYLCYQNIEQIDGFIIKGKKFSLDGLLKDAQLANRYREGTMVMARLCPTDYHRYHFPCDCIPGIARTIPGDLYSVNPMAIRHNLETYTENKRTLCVLETKQFGQVLFIEVGATFVGSIHQTYVPYSQIKKGDEKGYFSFGGSSLILLFEPNRLQLDEDLIQAGLSHIETKCLMGQSLGRCL